The DNA segment GCGCTGGAGCGATCCGATCTTCCCGATCAACTTCCCGTGGTTCGGCAGCAGCGACTACTGGCGGGGCCAGGTGGACATGCTGCGCGAGCAGATCGAGGCGATGCAGGAAGCGCCGCTGGCGGCATGAAACCGGGGGCAGCAGCGGTAGCGTCCGCAGCACGCCACGGCCGCGCAGCAAACGCAAACAATTGTCAAATTCCACGCCTGGCGCACGCAGGCCGTTAGTTTCGGGCGCTTCGTATTTTCCGTGGTGCGCTGCGGCCGGCCTGCATGGCCGTGCCTCCATCGCTCCGCTCCCGTTTCCATGCGCATTGCCGTTCTCGACGACGACCCGATCCTTCTCGAACTCCTGCAGGCCACGGCCACACGGGCCGGGCACACCTGCCAGCTCTACCAGGAAGGCAGGGAACTGCTGAAGTCCCTGCGCACGGACACCTATGACCTGCTGGTGGTGGACTGGCACCTGCCGGACATGGAGGGGCTGGAGGTGATCCGCACCGTGCGCGCGGCATCGGATACCGTGCCCATCCTCTTCATCACCCGCCGCAATGCCGAGCAGGACCTGGTGGAGGCCCTGGCCTGTGGTGCCGACGACTTCATGACCAAGCCGCTGCGCATGGGCGAATTCATGGCGCGCTGCAACGCCCTGCTGCGCCGCGCCTACCCGCAGGCGGCGGCCGGCACGCTGGTGTTCGGCCGCTACCGGTTCGATCCGGAGCAGCGCAGCCTGCGGGTGGATGGCGCGCCCGTGGAGCTGAAGAACAAGGAATACGAACTGGCGCTGTTCATGTTCCAGAACGCGGGCCGGCTGCTTTCGCGCGAGCACCTGCGCGAGGCCGTGTGGGGCGACATCCATGACGCGCCCTCGCGCTCGCTGGACACGCACGTCTCGCGCCTGCGCGCGAAGCTGGCGCTGGTGCCGGACCACGGGTATGTGATCACGGCGGTGTATGGGGTGGGGTATCGACTGGAGCCAGCGACACCCCCTGAGTCGCCTGCGGCGCCTTCCCCCTGAAGGGGGACGACGCCAGTGGCCGGGCGGAGCCCGTTCCACGGCGTCTGCTGGCGTGGCCTGCTCCGCGGCCTTCTGACGGGACAGGCAGCGTCAGAGCGAGAGCAGCAGACCGTATGCAGCGCACTGAACGAGGGCCTCACGGCCCCGTTCATTCTCACCGGCCGCGCCGCTGGCCGGGCGTGGACTGGCGCAGGGCCAGCAGGCCGAGCAGGCAGGACAGCGCGATCAGGCCCCATTGCGACAGCGTCGGGATCGTCGCGAGCTGGTCCGGCGGCGACTGCACGGTGGTCGTCTTGGACGAGCTGTTGTTGCCCGGGTTGGTGTCGCCCGGTGCGTCCAGCGTGGCGGTGTTCACGAGTGGCCGTGCGCCGTCGTAGGGCGACGCGAGCTTCGCCTTGAAGCGGAAGTCGCGGCTCGCGCCGGGCAGCAGTTCGCCGACGGTGCAGTTCACCGTGCCGGACGCGAACGTGCAGTCGGTGGACGATACGAAGGCGAGGCCCTGGGGCAGCACGTCGATCGCCTGCGCGCCCTGGCTCGTGAGCGGTCCGAGGTTGCGCACGGTGAGCACGTAGTCCACGTCCGCGCCGGGCGCGAGCGGGCCGTCGGGGCCGGTCTTGGTGATCGACAGGTCGGTGGCGATCGCGTCGCGCTTGGTCGAGGTCTGGTCGTAGGTGGTGTTGTTCACCACCACGTCCTGGCCGCCGCGCAGGAACTCGGTCTCGCGCACCGCCACCACGGCCTTGTGGAACACCGTGCCCGATTCGGCGCCCGCCGGCAGGCTCAGCGCCTTCATGCGGAACGTGATGGTCGCGACCTCGTCCTTGGCGAGCCCGGGGAAGGTGCACACCACGCTACCGGAGGTCGCGCCCACGGCGGGCTGCGTGCAGGAGCCGCCCCGGTCCACCGTCAGGTTGCCGGTATAGGCGAAGGTGGCCGAGGGGGCGCCGTTGGTCGGGTGTGTGACCGGGAAGGTATCGGTCATCACCACGTTCGTGCCGTACGAAGGGCCCGAATTCTTCACCGTGATCGTGTAGGTCGTCTCGGTGCCAAGCGCGATGGCGTCCGCGCTGTGCGCCATCGACACCAGCACGTCCAGCTCGGGCTGGGTCAGCTCGACCTGGGCCTGGGCCTTGTTGTTGGCAAGGTTGGGCTCGTCCGTGGCGGTACCGATCTCCACCTCGTTGTTCAGCACCTGTCCGGCCGCCCACGCGGTGGTAGGCCGCAGGCGGTAGGTGACTTCGTACTGCCCGCCGTTCGCCAGCAGCATGCTCGCGCCCGTGGTGCCCCAGCGGCAGTTGAGCGTGCCGCCCTCGCCCACCGGATCGCAGGTGCCGCCGCCGGTGGGCGTGGGCGTGCCGATCAGCACGGTGCCCGCGGGCAGCGTGTCCTTCAGCCAGACGTTCTCGGCCGAGGAGGGGCCGTTGTTCTTCGCGCGCACCGTATAGGTGATGGGTTCGCCGGAGATGGCGCGCGGCGTGGGCGAGACCGTCTTGGAGGCGACGAGGTCCACGCGTGCCGTGACCTCGCTCTGCACCGTCGAGGTGTTGTTGCCCAGCGCCGGGTCCACCACGTCGGCGGAGAACGCGGTGGCGGTGTTGCTGCGCTGCGCGGTGGTGGCCACCGTGGGCCGCACGGCCACGGTCACCGTGGCGCTCGCGCCGCTCGCCAGCGTGCCGAGCTGGCACAGCAGCGTGGACGAGGTGGCGTTGGTCGCGCCCGAGGGCGTGCAGGTGCCCGCGGTGGTGTTCACCGACACGACTCCCGGCGAGCCGCTGCTCGATACCAGGCTGCCCAGCGCATCGCGCAGGCTCACGTTGGTGGCAGGATTCGGGCCCTGGTTGGTCACCACCATGGTGTAGGTGAGCACGTCGCCGGCCGGCACCGAGGCCTTGTCGAAGGTCTTGACCACGCTCACGTCGGCGGACACTTCGCTGCCCGGCGTCTGGTCGGAGGCGCCCACGCCGATGCCCTGGCAGTTGATGCCGTGGGCGGGGTCGTTGAGCCACGGGTCCTGCCGCGTGCCGCCGCTGGCGGGGCTGAAGTTCACGCAGGCGTTGTTGGTGGCGGAGCCTGCGGTGGTACGCACGGCATCCACCACGATGTCCGGCGCATTGCTGTTCACGGCCAGCCCTGCGACGCGCTCGCAACTGAAGGTGCCGGGCCCGGCGAGCGGCAGGGCACTGCAGGACCAGCCCGCGCCGGAGGCCGCGTTCAACCCCGTGAGCGTCACGCCCGCAGGCACGGAATCGCTCACCACCATGGAAGGGATCTGCGGCGTCGCGCCCGAGGTCGCGGGTACGGCCAGCGGCCCCAGGTTGCGCACGCGCAGGCGGTACTGGTAGGTCTGGCCGATGGGAATGGCGACGCCCTGCCCGTTCTGGTAGTTGGACGCGGACTTGGTGATCTGCAGATCGGCCACGTCGGTGGCCGTGATGAACACGTCGGGCGTGGCGTTGTTGTTGGTGTTCGGGTCGTTGCGGCCCGTCATCGCCACGGTCGCGCTGTTGGCCAGCGTGCCCGTCTGCAGCACCTGCGCCCGCACGGTGATCGCCGGCAGGTTGGTGTAGGTGGAAACCGTGGCAGCGGGCAGGTCGCAGGTGATCGTCTGGCCCGCGGCGGCGCAGGTCCAGCCGGTGCCGGTGGCGGACACGAAGGACAGCCCCGTGCCCAGCGTATCGACCACGCGCACGGGCACGCCGTCGAGCGCCATGCCGCCGTTGAGCCGTGGCGTGAGGGTGTAGGCCACCTGGTCGCCGATGCCGTAGGTCGTGCCGCCGTTCACCGCCTTGGCGATGGACACGTCCGAGCCCGTGCCGGCGACGTTGACCTCGGCCGTATCCGTGTTGTTGGATGGCTGGCCGTCGGGCATCTGCGTGGAGCCGTCCTTGTAGCCCTGCACGGAGAACGACGTGGTGATGGAGCCGGTCACGTTGGGCGCGGCCTCCACGCGAAGCTGGGGCGCCACGGCGCCTGCCGCGAGCGCTCCGGCACGCGAGCAGGTCACCACCGTGGCCGGATCGGGTGCACCCGGCGAGACCAGCGGCGAGGCGTTCGACGCCGCGGGCGTGCAGCTCCAGCCGTTGGTGCCGCCCGCGCGCGTCACCGCGACGCCGGTGGGCACGCTGAAGGTCACCTGCACGCGACCGTCGGCCGGGATGTCCGTGGGCCCCTGGTTGCCCACGTCCACGAGGTAGGCGTACTGCTGTCCGGGTGCGATCGGGTTGACCGGGGGCGCGAGCGGATCGGTCGCCACCGAAAGCGACAGGTCCGCGGCCTCGGTGGTGGTGATGCGGCGGTCCAGCGCATCGTTGCTGGGGTCGGAATCGGTCTCGTTGCGCGTCACGCGCGCACTGTTGATCCAGTTGGTGGACACGGTGGGCAGCACCAGCGCGAAGTCCACGGCCTTGGTGGCGTTCACCGCCAGGGTACCCAGGTCGCACTGCACGGTCTGGTTCGCGGCCGTGATCGTGGTGCCGGGCGCGATGGCGGGAAGGCAGGACGCGCCGGCCGGGCTGGTGGTGACGGACTGGAATACGGCGCCCAGCGGCAGCGTGTCCGTCAGTTGCACGCCGGTGGCGGCGATGCCGGTGTTGTGGTGCACCTTGACCACGTAGTGGAAGGTACCGCCCGCCGGGCCGGAAGCGGACGCGGGCACGGCATCCTGGTTGACGAGCACGTCCGTGGTCTGGTTCTGGGCCTGGGCCGCGCCAGCGGCGAGGGCCAGCGCGGCAGTGACGATGCCGAGGCGGAGGCTGCGCGTGGCTCCGGCGGCCCTGGCGAGCATGGTGCGGCAGGTGCCGGGCGGCGCCGAAGCGCCTGCCCGCCCTGGAGAAGAATGATTCATGCCGGTCTCCCTGAGTGTGATGGACTGGACCCGGCCACGCCGCGACACCACTGCAGCACCGCGAGGTGCGTCGGGAGTGGGGAGCGGCATGGCGCGAGGAGTTGGCAGAATCTATGAGATGGATCACCACGATTGCGGAATTCAACAATTGTTGACAATCCCTGCTCTGCCGTGCGTTCCCTGCCACAACGTGCGGGCTTCGCACGCTGTGCTGCCATTCCGCCCTCGCGCACCCATGCATTCCCGTGGCCTGCTCGGATCCATCGGCATGGGCAACGCCCATCCATCCAGCGTGAAAATCGCCATCTACGATGTGGTCACGCGCCACCTGCAATGCCGGATCGATACACCGGCCGCGGTGGCGCAGCTGCGCCAGGCGATCGCCCGCCACCGCGGAGCCGACCGCTGAGCCGCCCGGCGGCCCCGCCGTCACGTCCCGCCCGCCCGTCATCTTTCGCCACCTTTGCCCGGAGCCGCCGCATGGTCCGCACCCGCCCGCTGTCTCACCTGCCGCTCACCGCCAAGATCGTGTTCCTCGTGGCACTGATGGGCGTGATTTCCATCGCGACCGCGCTCTACACCACCCGGACCATGGGGCACATCACCGACGACTACCAGGGCCTCATCGACCGCGAGGCCCAGAGCGCCCTGCACGTGAGCGATGCGGCCCTGCTGCTCGGCGAGTCGAGCCGCCTCGTCTATGCGGTGCTCACCGAACAGGACGAGAACACCATGCGCGCGGCACTCGCCACGCTGCAGCGGCTGCAGGCGCAGTTCGAGGCGCAGATCGACACCACCGAGCGGCTCGTGCCCGGGGATGCCGGCGCGCTGGGATCGATCCGCGGGCAGGCGGCCCATGCCTTCACGCTGGCCGCACGCATAGTGGAGGCCGCCGCCCGCTGGCGCGGCGACCGGGCGCTGGAAATCATCCACGGCGAATTCGAGCCCGCGCTGCGCACGCTGCAGCAGGCCATGAACCGGCAGCGCGACGAATCCACCGACCGCTTCCGGACGGCATCGGTGCAGCTCGGGCGCCTGACCAGCAGCACGATCCTCTACACCGCGCTGGCGGTGGCCGGCGGCCTGGCGCTGGTGATCGCGCTGTCCACCTGGGTGGCCGTCTCACAGATCTCGCGCCCCATCACGCTGCTCACACGGCACATGGAACGCCTCACCGACCGGCACTACGACGACCCCATCACCGGCACCGACCGGCGCGACGAGGTGGGCACCATGGCCAAGGCCCTGAAAGTGTTCAAGGACAGCATGCAGCGCGAAGACCGGCTCGCCGTCGAACTCGCGGCCAGCGCCGAGGCGCGGCGCCTGTCGGAGCAGTTGATCGACCTCACCAGCGCCATTCCAGGTGCCGTGTTCCAGCTGCGCATGGAGGCGGGCGGCAAGGACCACCGGTTCCTGTTCGTGAGCGAGAAGGCCGGGGACCTGCAGGGCCGCAGTGCCCAGGAACTGCTCGGTTTGCAGGAGCCCCTGCACGCTGCCTACGGCCTCGACGAAGCCTCCGGCGCCCTGCTGCACGAGGCTTTCGCGCACAGCCTGCGCACGCTGGAACCCCTGGATTTCGACGTGGAGGTGCAGCGCGGAGAACACACCCGGTGGATCAAGACACTGGCCACCGCGCGGGCCCTGCCCGACGGCGCCGTGCTGTTCAACGGCGTGTGGCTCGACGTGACCGAGCAGCGCAACCAGGCCCGCGCGCTCGCGCAGGTGGCCGAGGAGAAAGCCACGTTCCTCGCCGTGATGAGCCACGAGATCCGCACCCCGCTCAATGCCATCCTCGGGCTGGCCCAGCTCGCCCTCAAGGAGCCCCTGCCGCCCGCGCAGCAGGAGCGCGTGGAGCAGCTCTACCGCGCCGGCCGGCGCCTGCTGGGCATCGTGGACGACACCCTGGACTTCTCCAAGATCGACGGGGGGCACCTCGTGCTCGAGCATGCGGAGTTCGACGCACGCCAGCTGCTGGCCGACCTGAGCGAGCTGTTCGAGCCGCGCGCCCGCGACAAGGGCCTGGCGCTGCGCGTCGGGCTGCCGGACGCCTTTCCGGCCCACCTCGTGGGCGACGCGCACCGCATCGCGCAGATCCTGATGAACTTCGTGAACAACGCCATCAAGTTCACCGAAACGGGCGAGGTGGCCGTCACGCTGGAGGCCGCGGCGCAGGAGCCCGATGGCACGGTCGTGCTGCGGGGTACCGTGCGGGACACCGGCATCGGCCTCACGCCGCTGCAGCGGGAGCACCTGTTCCAGCCCTTCCACCAGGCCGACGCGACCATCACGCGCCGCTTCGGCGGCACCGGGCTGGGCCTGGCCATCTCGCGCCGTCTGGCGCGCCACATGGGCGGAGACACGGGCGTGGACAGCACGCCGGGCCTGGGCAGCACGTTCTGGTTCACCGTCCGGGTACGGCGCGCCGCGGACGGCACCGCCCCGGCGGCCGTGGCCCCGGCGCTCCCATCGGGAACGCCGGCCGCGCTGGCGGGCCGGCGCGTCCTGCTGGTGGACGACAACGAACTCAACCGCCTCGTCGCCACCGGCCTGCTGGAGGCCGGCGGCCTGCAGGTGGACACCGCCAACGATGGCGCGCAGGCACTCGAACGGCTGGCCCGGGCGCCCGACGGCACCTACGACGCCGTGCTCATGGACATGCAGATGCCCGTCATGGACGGCCTCACCGCCACCCGCCGCCTGCGCGACGACCCGCGGTTCGCCGCCCTCCCGGTGATCGCGATGACCGCCAATGCCGCGGCGCTGGACGTGGAGCGGGCGCGCGCGGCCGGCATGGACGACCACCTGCCCAAGCCGGTGCTGGAACTGCCGCTGTGGACGATGCTGGCCCGCTGGATCGCGCCCTCCGGCGCCCGCGGGGCGCCGCCTGCGCCAGCGCACACACCGACTTCGGACACGGGGGCAGCGGGCCCCGGCCTGCAGGAGGTCCGGTCCCTGCCCGCTTTCGATGCGGCCCCGCTGGAAGACCTGGCAGGCCTGCTGTCGTCCGATCACCTCGCAGCACTGCGCGAACGCTTCGTCCGCCAATGCGACGCACGGATGCGCCGGATCGACCAGGCCTGGCGGGAGCGCGACTGGCCCACCCTGCGGCAGGAAGCGCACGACTGGGGCGGCACGGCCGGCAGCTTCGGACTCGAGCGCCTGGGCGGCCTCACCCGGCTGCTGGAAGAGGCCGCCGTGCAGTCACTGGCCGCGGGCGACGGGCAGGCGCCCCCCGCCGGGCTGCTGGAGGCCGTGCGCGAAGCCCTCGGCGAAGGGCTGGAGCAACTGCAGGCCCATGCGCTGCGGCCCCACGGGTGGCGGGCCCGCGCCGAGGAGGCCGGCGCCACGGCGTGAAAAAAGGAGTGCTCAGAACTCCGCGTGCAGCCGTACCGAGAAAATATCCACCGGACCGCGGTCGCGGTTGTAGCCCGGGTTCTGGATGCGCTGGGCGCCCAGCGACACGGCCGACTGCAGCGCACCGGCGGCCGTCTGCACCGGCGGCATGGCCACGCGGTAATACACCTCCCAGACCCGCTCCCTGCCATAGTTCAACGCGCCGTCGCCCAGGAAGGCGCCCTGCCCGCCGGCCGCGAGGTAGTCGCGGTGGCTGCCGGACAATCCATTCACCGCCAGGGCCGCGCCCATGCGGTCCGCCGGCCGCCCCCAGGCCGCGCCGGACCACTGGCCGCCCACCGACAGTTGCCGGTCGATCTCGGTGAACGCGTACGTTTCCTGGCGGCCACTGCTGCGGCCCGCACGCACGAACACGCCGGCATCCTCACCCAGCGGCGCCTCCAGGGTCACGGCCCAGCCGGTCTTGGTCTGCAGCCGGCGCACCGCGCCCACGTCCGGCACCGTGCCGGTCGCCTGCCCGAGCGCCACCGCATCGTCGAAGGCCCCCATCACCGCCCGGTTGCGGAACCACAGCACGCGACCGCGTAGCGGGCCCGCCGGCAGCGCCACGGGCAGGTTCGACTCGGCCTCGATCTGGTCGCCGTAGTGGCGCAGCCAGGCGCGGTCGAGCTTCGGCCCGTTGGATTCGCGGGGCTGCAGCCCCCGGCCGCCGCGCACGGCCCACTGCGGCGTGCGGTACTCGAGGATGCCGGCCCAGGTGTAGCCGCGCGCATCGGCGGCGTAATCCCATGGCCCCGGCGCCAGGAACGACCAGTTGAAGAACTGCTCGCGCGGGTCCTTGGCATAGGGGTTCGGATCGAAGTAATCCAGCAGCGAAACGTTGCCCAGCACCAGCGTCCAGCGGCGCGCGGTGGCCGTGCCGCCCATCTCGTTGAAATCCGCGTCGATCTTCTCCGTTTCGCCGCCCGCGTTCCAGCGCTGCAGCAGGAAGAGCCGCGCGCGGTAGGCCTTGAGCTGCGCCCCGGAAGAGCGCGCCAGTTCGCCGTTCGAGAGCCCGCCCGCCCCCGTCAGGCGCGACAGCGGCACGCCCTGCGCGGCCTCCGGGTTGAAGTGCAGCTGCCCCCCTTCCCAGGGCCGCACCGCCAGGTCGGCCGTGGCGGTGAAGGAATACGAGCGCTCGCGCGTGGGCACCAGGCTGTTCGGGCCGGTGTAGGCCGCATCGAAGGCCGGCTTGCGCTGCCAGACATAGGTGGTCTGGGCGTGCAGGGCCACGCGCGGCTCGGCGGAGGAGTCACCATCCTCTGCTGCTGCGGCGGCCGCGGGCGCAGCGGCGGGGGAGTCGTCCGGGGCCGCGGCCCAGGCTCCGGCGGCGGGGATGGCCAGCAAGGCGGCGGTCAGGAACGGAACGCGGAAACGGGCCGGCGCGGGAAAGGACAGGGGCAGGAAGCTACGCATGGGCCGGCATTCTGGCAGCGCCCGGCGGCACGGCCGTGTCGGCCGGCCCCGGTGTGACTCGGCCGCCACACTGCCGGGCAGGAAAGTCAGCGCAGGGGCCGGCGCGGGGGCAGGCCCGCAGAGGCGCTAGACGACACCGGAACGCCACCGATGGACCGCTCGGGCGCCAGCGGGGTGCCGGCTGCGGGAGCCTCTGCAGCCGGTCCGGAAGCCGTGGCGGGGACCTGTGCTGCGTCCTTGCCAGGGACCGCCGTGGCCTCGGGCGCCGAAGCCGGTGCCGCAGGCGCACCGGCAGGCGCCGCAACCCGGCCGGACAGCGAACGCTTCCATGCGCCGATCACTACCTCGTTCACGAACGCCCGGTCCAGCCAGAGCCAGACCAGGATCGGCGCGAGCGTGGGCACTACCAGCGAGCCCAGCTGGTAGCCATAGACCAGGGCCTCCATCTGCCACTGCGCCACGCGCAGCGTGCGCACGTCGAACTGCGCCGTCAGCAGCAGTTGCATCAGCAGTTGCATGCACAGGCTGAAGGCCTGCAGCGGCAGCAGCAGCGCATAGCCGGCCAGCGCGCGCACCGTGCGCCCGGGCCCGCGCGCGGCCAGGAGCAGCGCCAGGAAGATCGGCAGCCCGTAGGCGTAGCGGCCCGGGTCGGATTCGAGGGTGATCTCCACCGGCTGGTTGCCCGTCTGGGGCGTGGCGATGGCCACCGAGGTGTCCACCTCCAGCCGCCCGGGGGCGAGCCGCGCCTCGCGCACCCAGCCGGGGGCCGTGCGCTCCAGCGCCACGCCGGCCACCATGCCGGCGGGGTAGGACGTCCAGGGCGACACCCGCGTCCACGCGAGCGTGAGCACGACGACCCCGATGAAGAGGCCGATGACGAAGGCCTTCAGGCTGGCGGCGCGGCGCATCGCGGTCGCGCTGCCTCAGGCCAGGGCCGCGGCCGGGGGCGTGGCCGGCGGCGCGCCCGGGCCGGGCGGGGAGCCGGCGGACGGCTTGCTGCCCGCGCGCACCCACAGCAGCCAGACGATAAGCACGTCCACCATGATCAGCGCCTGCCAGAGGTACTCGTGCGCGAAATTGAACACCGTCGTGCTCCACTGGCCCAGGTAGAACAGGCTGATCACCCGCACGATGTTGAGCGCCTGCACCGCCACGAAGCCCGCCGCCAGCCCGACCAGCTTGTGCCGCCAGGTGGAGGGGAACGCCATCACCGCCGCGAACAGCACGATGCAGGCCTCTATCCCGTTGCAGCCCGCCTCGATCGACACGCCGAAGCCTGTCTGGTGGTTCCACAGCACCTTGCCCGCCGCCGCGGCCGAGCTGTCGAACCACATCACCATCGTCGCGCAGATGCGCGCGAGCAGCGCCGTCCACGGCAGCACCAGGTGCTCCTGCACCCAGTTGAGCATGTTGATGCCGAACAGGGTGAGCTGGAGGGTGAGGAAGATGAGGAAGAAGCGCAGCATGGCGTGGGGCTCCGCGGAGGGGGTGGGGATCGCTGCGCATTATCCGGGAGCGTTGGGGAGCCGCCCGGTCAGCGCCTCATGCATGTTTGGTGCAGACCCAACCCATCCACCTTCAGGAACAAAAGTTACCTGGCGCAACCTTTCGATCAATTATAGAAATTTATGATCCCGGCCGTTTCAATGGACTCGACCGCAGTCCGGGAGGTTGCGGTCCATAACGATAACTGACGAGGGAGTGATGACATGAGCGGCAAACCCGCAGCCCGCCAGGGCGACCTGACCAAAAAAGGCGGCACGATCGTCCAGGGCTCGGCGACGGTGCTGATCGGCTCGGCAGGCGGCGTGGCGTGCTCGGAGTGCCCCGGAGGAATGGCGGTGGGCAACCCGGTGAACCCATCGCTGGGCGCAAAGGTGCTGACCGGGGCCGATGAACTGGACTTCGCGCTGCCGGGGCCGCTGCCGCTGGCGTGGCAACGGGTGTACAGCAGCTATGTGAATGCAGAGCACGGCGCGGCGTGCGGGCTGCTGGGGTACGGCTGGAAGCTGCCGCTGGAACTGCGGGTGGTGCTGCAGGAAGAGCGCGCGGTGCTCTTCGATGCGACGGGGCGGGCGATCACGTTCGATGAAGCCCTTGAGCCAGGTCAGGCCCTCTACAGCAGCAGTGAGAATCTGTGGTTGATGCGTGGCGGCGGGATGGTTGTTGCGGACACCTCCACCGCTCCAGCCATCCCGGCCGAACTGCTGCCCTGGGCGCAGCAGCCCCGGTGGTCGCACGTTCCGGCGGTGCTGCGCGCAAACCCCGGCTGCGTGATCGCCGCGCCGGGCTCTGCCGGTGCGGGGGCAACAGCCTGGGTGTTCCTGCCCGCACAGACGGCAGCGCCCGGTACCCCGGCAGGCAGTGCCCCGGATCATGTCCTGCATGCAGTGATCGACCGCTTCGGCCGAAGCCAGCGCTACCAGTGGGGCAACGAAGGCCCGCACCGGAGCCGCGTCGTGGGCATCACCGATGGCAGTGGACGCCGCTACGCGCTGCACTACGAACGCATCGCCTCCGGTGCATCCGCATTCCCATCGGCCAAACCGAAGGCGCCCCACCCCTCGCTGCAACCCGACGACGGCGTGCGGCTCGTGGCCGTGGACTGCACGTTCAACCCGCTCGACCCCGGCCTGATACCCGACACGGCCCCGCGCCCGCAACCGCTGGTGCGCTACCGCTACGACGGCGCGGGCAACCTCGCCGAAGTCCTGGGCCAGGACGGCACGGTATTGCGCCGCTTCGGCTACGACGCATGGCACCGCATGACGGAACACCAGGTGCGCCAGGGCCCGCGGCACCGCTACGTGTACGAGGACCAGACCGCGCAAGGCCGGCGCAAGGGATTGCCTGCGCGCCCGGGCGCACGCGTGGCCGAGCAGCACAACGAGGAAGGGCTGTCGTACTTCTTCGACTACGGCCACTCTCCGATAACCGACGGCAATGGACCTGCCGCCTCGGTGCGCAGCAGCACGGTAGTGCGCGACAGCCTGGGGCGCACCACGACCTACCACTTCGAGGGCGAAGGCGGGCTCAAGCGCCTGGTGCGTCTCGTGGCCCCGGACGGGGCCGAACACAGCTACAGC comes from the Paracidovorax avenae ATCC 19860 genome and includes:
- a CDS encoding response regulator transcription factor, with the protein product MRIAVLDDDPILLELLQATATRAGHTCQLYQEGRELLKSLRTDTYDLLVVDWHLPDMEGLEVIRTVRAASDTVPILFITRRNAEQDLVEALACGADDFMTKPLRMGEFMARCNALLRRAYPQAAAGTLVFGRYRFDPEQRSLRVDGAPVELKNKEYELALFMFQNAGRLLSREHLREAVWGDIHDAPSRSLDTHVSRLRAKLALVPDHGYVITAVYGVGYRLEPATPPESPAAPSP
- a CDS encoding carbohydrate porin, whose product is MRSFLPLSFPAPARFRVPFLTAALLAIPAAGAWAAAPDDSPAAAPAAAAAAEDGDSSAEPRVALHAQTTYVWQRKPAFDAAYTGPNSLVPTRERSYSFTATADLAVRPWEGGQLHFNPEAAQGVPLSRLTGAGGLSNGELARSSGAQLKAYRARLFLLQRWNAGGETEKIDADFNEMGGTATARRWTLVLGNVSLLDYFDPNPYAKDPREQFFNWSFLAPGPWDYAADARGYTWAGILEYRTPQWAVRGGRGLQPRESNGPKLDRAWLRHYGDQIEAESNLPVALPAGPLRGRVLWFRNRAVMGAFDDAVALGQATGTVPDVGAVRRLQTKTGWAVTLEAPLGEDAGVFVRAGRSSGRQETYAFTEIDRQLSVGGQWSGAAWGRPADRMGAALAVNGLSGSHRDYLAAGGQGAFLGDGALNYGRERVWEVYYRVAMPPVQTAAGALQSAVSLGAQRIQNPGYNRDRGPVDIFSVRLHAEF
- a CDS encoding hybrid sensor histidine kinase/response regulator, with the protein product MVRTRPLSHLPLTAKIVFLVALMGVISIATALYTTRTMGHITDDYQGLIDREAQSALHVSDAALLLGESSRLVYAVLTEQDENTMRAALATLQRLQAQFEAQIDTTERLVPGDAGALGSIRGQAAHAFTLAARIVEAAARWRGDRALEIIHGEFEPALRTLQQAMNRQRDESTDRFRTASVQLGRLTSSTILYTALAVAGGLALVIALSTWVAVSQISRPITLLTRHMERLTDRHYDDPITGTDRRDEVGTMAKALKVFKDSMQREDRLAVELAASAEARRLSEQLIDLTSAIPGAVFQLRMEAGGKDHRFLFVSEKAGDLQGRSAQELLGLQEPLHAAYGLDEASGALLHEAFAHSLRTLEPLDFDVEVQRGEHTRWIKTLATARALPDGAVLFNGVWLDVTEQRNQARALAQVAEEKATFLAVMSHEIRTPLNAILGLAQLALKEPLPPAQQERVEQLYRAGRRLLGIVDDTLDFSKIDGGHLVLEHAEFDARQLLADLSELFEPRARDKGLALRVGLPDAFPAHLVGDAHRIAQILMNFVNNAIKFTETGEVAVTLEAAAQEPDGTVVLRGTVRDTGIGLTPLQREHLFQPFHQADATITRRFGGTGLGLAISRRLARHMGGDTGVDSTPGLGSTFWFTVRVRRAADGTAPAAVAPALPSGTPAALAGRRVLLVDDNELNRLVATGLLEAGGLQVDTANDGAQALERLARAPDGTYDAVLMDMQMPVMDGLTATRRLRDDPRFAALPVIAMTANAAALDVERARAAGMDDHLPKPVLELPLWTMLARWIAPSGARGAPPAPAHTPTSDTGAAGPGLQEVRSLPAFDAAPLEDLAGLLSSDHLAALRERFVRQCDARMRRIDQAWRERDWPTLRQEAHDWGGTAGSFGLERLGGLTRLLEEAAVQSLAAGDGQAPPAGLLEAVREALGEGLEQLQAHALRPHGWRARAEEAGATA
- a CDS encoding IPTL-CTERM sorting domain-containing protein, which produces MNHSSPGRAGASAPPGTCRTMLARAAGATRSLRLGIVTAALALAAGAAQAQNQTTDVLVNQDAVPASASGPAGGTFHYVVKVHHNTGIAATGVQLTDTLPLGAVFQSVTTSPAGASCLPAIAPGTTITAANQTVQCDLGTLAVNATKAVDFALVLPTVSTNWINSARVTRNETDSDPSNDALDRRITTTEAADLSLSVATDPLAPPVNPIAPGQQYAYLVDVGNQGPTDIPADGRVQVTFSVPTGVAVTRAGGTNGWSCTPAASNASPLVSPGAPDPATVVTCSRAGALAAGAVAPQLRVEAAPNVTGSITTSFSVQGYKDGSTQMPDGQPSNNTDTAEVNVAGTGSDVSIAKAVNGGTTYGIGDQVAYTLTPRLNGGMALDGVPVRVVDTLGTGLSFVSATGTGWTCAAAGQTITCDLPAATVSTYTNLPAITVRAQVLQTGTLANSATVAMTGRNDPNTNNNATPDVFITATDVADLQITKSASNYQNGQGVAIPIGQTYQYRLRVRNLGPLAVPATSGATPQIPSMVVSDSVPAGVTLTGLNAASGAGWSCSALPLAGPGTFSCERVAGLAVNSNAPDIVVDAVRTTAGSATNNACVNFSPASGGTRQDPWLNDPAHGINCQGIGVGASDQTPGSEVSADVSVVKTFDKASVPAGDVLTYTMVVTNQGPNPATNVSLRDALGSLVSSSGSPGVVSVNTTAGTCTPSGATNATSSTLLCQLGTLASGASATVTVAVRPTVATTAQRSNTATAFSADVVDPALGNNTSTVQSEVTARVDLVASKTVSPTPRAISGEPITYTVRAKNNGPSSAENVWLKDTLPAGTVLIGTPTPTGGGTCDPVGEGGTLNCRWGTTGASMLLANGGQYEVTYRLRPTTAWAAGQVLNNEVEIGTATDEPNLANNKAQAQVELTQPELDVLVSMAHSADAIALGTETTYTITVKNSGPSYGTNVVMTDTFPVTHPTNGAPSATFAYTGNLTVDRGGSCTQPAVGATSGSVVCTFPGLAKDEVATITFRMKALSLPAGAESGTVFHKAVVAVRETEFLRGGQDVVVNNTTYDQTSTKRDAIATDLSITKTGPDGPLAPGADVDYVLTVRNLGPLTSQGAQAIDVLPQGLAFVSSTDCTFASGTVNCTVGELLPGASRDFRFKAKLASPYDGARPLVNTATLDAPGDTNPGNNSSSKTTTVQSPPDQLATIPTLSQWGLIALSCLLGLLALRQSTPGQRRGR